A single window of Flavobacterium sp. 140616W15 DNA harbors:
- a CDS encoding 1-acyl-sn-glycerol-3-phosphate acyltransferase — protein MKGVKIVFWVIWRIWFYVLMAIPILVMFPFLVLSILTESGYPYFFRMARIWAKFILFGMGFYYKVEKEQALDPKKSYMIVANHTSMTDIMLTLAIIKNPFVFVGKKELSKIPLFGFFYKRTCILVDRKSSKSKMDVFNRAQKRLNQGLSICIFPEGGVPDDESIILDEFKDGAFRLAIEHHIPIVPITYADNKKRFSYTFFSGSPGKMRVKIHSFIETTKLQPEDRKYLRDQVRDLIYKQLLIFGKGKTLQEDIVLQKEQSSINS, from the coding sequence ATGAAAGGAGTAAAAATTGTTTTTTGGGTTATTTGGCGTATTTGGTTTTATGTTTTAATGGCCATACCAATATTGGTAATGTTTCCGTTTTTAGTGTTATCAATTCTTACTGAAAGTGGGTACCCATATTTTTTTAGAATGGCAAGAATTTGGGCAAAATTCATCCTTTTTGGAATGGGGTTTTACTATAAAGTAGAGAAGGAGCAAGCGCTTGATCCTAAAAAAAGTTATATGATTGTTGCTAATCATACTTCGATGACGGATATTATGCTTACGCTAGCGATTATTAAAAATCCATTCGTTTTTGTTGGAAAGAAAGAACTTTCTAAGATTCCTTTGTTTGGTTTTTTCTATAAAAGAACCTGTATTTTAGTGGATCGTAAATCTTCAAAAAGCAAAATGGATGTTTTTAACAGAGCACAAAAGCGTTTGAATCAGGGATTAAGTATTTGTATTTTCCCAGAAGGCGGTGTTCCTGACGATGAATCGATTATTTTAGACGAATTTAAAGATGGTGCTTTCCGTTTGGCAATTGAGCATCATATTCCGATTGTTCCGATTACATATGCTGACAATAAAAAACGATTTTCTTATACTTTTTTTAGTGGTAGTCCTGGAAAAATGAGAGTGAAAATTCATTCGTTTATAGAAACAACGAAGCTTCAGCCTGAAGATAGAAAATATCTTCGTGATCAGGTAAGAGATCTAATTTATAAGCAATTATTGATATTTGGAAAAGGCAAAACCTTACAAGAAGATATCGTTTTGCAAAAGGAACAATCTAGTATTAATTCTTAA
- the trpS gene encoding tryptophan--tRNA ligase: MAKILTGVQSTGTPHLGNLLGAIIPAIELSNKPENKSFLFIADLHSITQIKDGKTLSENTYSVASAWLAFGLDIDRVTFYRQSDVPQTTELTWYLSCFFPFQRLTLAHSFKDKADRLDDVNAGLFSYPMLMAADILLYDAEFVPVGKDQMQHLEITRDVASRFNHQMGETFVIPEVKIQEDSMLIPGTNGGKMSKSANNFINIFLDDKALRKQVMSIETDSTPLEEPKNPDTCNAFAIYSLMANEDQIATMRANYLGGNYGYGHAKQALFELITEKFKTEREKYHYYINNLDEVDALLKKGAAKAAIVANEVLERVRAKLGFSK, from the coding sequence ATGGCAAAAATACTTACTGGCGTACAAAGTACTGGAACGCCGCATTTAGGCAACTTATTGGGAGCAATTATTCCTGCAATCGAATTATCTAACAAACCCGAAAACAAATCATTTTTGTTTATCGCCGATTTACACTCGATTACACAGATAAAAGACGGTAAAACTCTAAGCGAGAATACCTATAGCGTTGCTTCTGCCTGGCTTGCTTTTGGTTTGGATATTGACCGTGTTACTTTTTACAGACAATCAGATGTTCCTCAAACAACAGAATTAACCTGGTATTTGAGTTGCTTTTTTCCATTTCAAAGATTGACTCTAGCACATTCATTCAAAGATAAAGCGGATCGTCTTGATGATGTAAACGCAGGTTTATTCTCATACCCAATGTTAATGGCCGCAGATATTTTACTTTATGATGCTGAATTTGTTCCTGTTGGAAAAGATCAAATGCAACATTTAGAAATTACTCGCGATGTAGCTTCACGTTTTAACCACCAAATGGGTGAAACTTTTGTAATTCCAGAAGTTAAAATTCAAGAAGACAGCATGTTGATTCCTGGAACAAACGGAGGAAAAATGAGTAAATCAGCAAATAATTTCATCAATATATTTTTAGATGATAAAGCGTTACGCAAACAAGTCATGAGTATCGAGACTGATAGTACACCACTTGAAGAACCAAAAAATCCTGATACTTGTAATGCATTTGCAATTTATTCTCTTATGGCTAATGAAGATCAAATTGCTACAATGAGAGCGAATTATTTAGGTGGAAATTATGGATATGGTCATGCAAAACAAGCTTTGTTTGAATTAATTACAGAAAAATTCAAAACAGAAAGAGAAAAATACCATTACTATATAAACAACCTAGACGAAGTAGATGCTTTACTTAAAAAAGGAGCTGCAAAAGCAGCCATTGTTGCTAATGAAGTTCTAGAAAGAGTAAGAGCAAAACTAGGGTTTAGTAAATAA
- the dprA gene encoding DNA-processing protein DprA has translation MTEQDLFYLLALQSVEGVGDIIAKRLLLQCGTAEEIFKTKPLQLSLIEGVGSVLLKNIREKSIFEKAQKELDFIKSNSINVTFFDEKNYPERLKHCIDAPVLLFSSGNIDLENKKVISIVGTRQITSYGIEFCKKLIEDLSPLNPVIVSGFAYGVDIVAHQLAIENNLQTIGVVAHGLNQIYPKSHKKYVAQVEQNGGFMTEFWSSSNPDKENFVRRNRIVAGISEATIVIESADRGGSLITANLANDYNRDVFAVPGRTTDKYSQGCNNLIKAQKANVLTNAADLIYILNWDVKNESKSVQKQLFVELDPDEQKIYDYLLKAGKELMDIIALRCDFPIYKISGLLLNMELKGVIRPLPGKLFEAI, from the coding sequence ATGACTGAGCAAGATTTATTTTATTTATTGGCATTACAAAGTGTTGAAGGAGTGGGTGATATAATTGCAAAAAGGTTATTATTACAATGTGGAACTGCCGAGGAAATTTTTAAAACTAAACCTTTGCAACTATCTTTAATTGAAGGTGTTGGATCTGTTTTATTAAAGAATATAAGAGAAAAATCAATTTTTGAAAAAGCACAAAAAGAACTCGACTTTATCAAGTCAAATAGTATTAATGTAACGTTTTTTGACGAAAAAAACTATCCCGAGAGATTAAAACATTGTATTGATGCACCGGTTTTGCTGTTTAGTTCTGGAAACATTGATTTGGAGAATAAAAAAGTCATAAGTATCGTTGGAACGCGACAAATTACTTCATACGGAATAGAATTTTGTAAAAAACTGATAGAAGATTTGTCGCCCTTAAATCCCGTTATTGTAAGTGGTTTTGCTTATGGAGTCGATATTGTTGCACATCAATTGGCAATAGAGAATAATCTTCAGACTATTGGCGTTGTAGCACATGGTTTAAACCAAATATATCCTAAAAGCCATAAAAAATATGTCGCTCAAGTGGAGCAAAATGGTGGTTTCATGACTGAATTTTGGAGCTCCTCGAATCCTGATAAAGAAAATTTTGTGCGACGAAACCGTATTGTTGCTGGAATAAGTGAAGCTACAATAGTAATTGAATCTGCGGATAGAGGAGGTTCACTTATTACTGCCAACTTGGCAAATGATTATAATCGGGATGTATTTGCAGTTCCCGGGCGTACCACTGACAAATACAGTCAAGGCTGTAATAACTTGATTAAGGCTCAAAAAGCGAATGTGCTGACCAATGCAGCCGATTTGATTTATATTTTAAACTGGGACGTTAAAAATGAGTCCAAATCAGTACAGAAACAATTATTTGTTGAGTTAGATCCTGATGAACAGAAAATATATGATTATTTGTTAAAAGCGGGTAAAGAGTTGATGGATATTATTGCTTTAAGATGTGATTTTCCGATTTACAAAATATCAGGATTGTTGCTGAATATGGAACTTAAAGGAGTAATTCGTCCATTGCCTGGAAAGCTATTTGAGGCTATTTAA
- a CDS encoding SPOR domain-containing protein — translation MKIETYIAQLLYRYQCVTVPGFGAFLTEIQSAQLNEGSNSFFPPKKLISFNPHIKNNDGLLANHIALTEKTSYKFAVSAVHFEVLTWKKELEDKGFLSIKNVGQIRMNADKNLVFTPNDQKNYLATSFGLSPFVSPMVKRQSFEKQLEALELETVEEKEPVALHSAYKGSNSYLKYAAIFVLALGVTGSIGYPMYQNQIANQTVLVETAVQKQVQNKIQEATFFIKNPLPAVTVTLSVKEEKLTMPYHIMAGAFRSEKNAQKAYNRLKKAGFDAKIIPANRHGLFPVLYGSYATMREAEKAQREIQNTINPEAWILIETL, via the coding sequence ATGAAAATCGAAACTTACATCGCGCAGTTATTGTATCGTTATCAGTGTGTAACGGTTCCTGGGTTTGGAGCTTTTTTAACCGAAATTCAATCGGCCCAACTTAATGAAGGTTCAAATTCATTTTTTCCACCAAAAAAATTAATTTCTTTCAACCCGCATATCAAAAACAACGATGGTTTGTTAGCAAATCATATTGCTCTTACCGAAAAAACATCGTATAAATTTGCTGTCAGTGCAGTACATTTTGAAGTTTTAACTTGGAAAAAAGAATTAGAGGACAAAGGTTTCCTTTCTATTAAAAATGTTGGTCAAATTCGAATGAATGCTGACAAAAACCTTGTGTTTACTCCAAATGATCAAAAGAATTATTTAGCTACTTCATTTGGCTTAAGCCCATTTGTTTCTCCAATGGTTAAAAGACAATCGTTTGAAAAACAACTTGAAGCTTTAGAATTAGAAACAGTTGAAGAAAAAGAACCTGTAGCCTTACATTCTGCTTATAAAGGATCTAATTCTTATTTAAAATATGCTGCTATTTTTGTACTTGCATTAGGAGTAACAGGAAGTATTGGTTACCCAATGTACCAAAACCAAATTGCTAATCAAACTGTTCTTGTAGAAACAGCTGTTCAAAAACAAGTTCAGAATAAAATTCAAGAAGCCACATTCTTTATAAAAAATCCACTGCCAGCAGTAACAGTGACTCTTTCAGTAAAGGAAGAAAAATTAACAATGCCTTATCACATTATGGCAGGTGCTTTTAGAAGTGAAAAAAATGCTCAAAAAGCTTACAACAGATTAAAAAAAGCTGGATTTGATGCTAAAATAATTCCTGCAAACAGACATGGACTTTTCCCAGTCTTATATGGTAGTTATGCCACAATGCGTGAGGCAGAAAAAGCTCAAAGAGAGATTCAAAATACTATAAATCCAGAA